The Bradysia coprophila strain Holo2 unplaced genomic scaffold, BU_Bcop_v1 contig_70, whole genome shotgun sequence genome contains a region encoding:
- the LOC119083876 gene encoding collagen alpha-1(XXI) chain-like, producing the protein MNKNHGSDCNMCQGRMNLAILMDGSGSIGSGDYIHAKEAAKALIGTFSNDSVDVGYVLFSDGTNVIFPLKSNLTRDQMKEEIDKSTYPDGSTRTDLGINVGVTILGKADNITGVHKVMVILTDGKPDYADQAISAAAQAKLSNITIFAIGIGSDIDEKILKELASKESYVVPVASYDRLVEFIDVINSGACSVPQTPDIGTKVKKDQLSKNEKRFFKYQLPKTGITVKVENVKGNTRGFYSYSNENPSSAINDGQFTEDIFIPSVKLDNRKVKRDIENNGSVHITMQGQEDANVYNLDTIEGNQASGGDQLITSMLTITAMFFVFIFFS; encoded by the exons atgaacaaaaaccATGGTTCTGATTGCAACATGTGCCAAGGTAGAATGAATCTGGCGATTCTTATGGATGGATCGGGAAGTATTGGTTCTGGAGATTACATACACGCAAAAGAGGCAGCTAAGGCATTGAttggtacattttcaaatgattcgGTAGACGTCGGTTATGTATTGTTCAGTGATGGGACAAACGTTATATTTCCATTGAAAAGCAATCTGACCAGAGATCAAATGAAAGAAGAAATTGATAAATCAACATATCCAGATGGATCGACACGAACTGATCTTGGTATTAATGTAGGTGTTACAATACTTGGGAAGGCCGATAATATCACTG GCGTCCATAAAGTGATGGTCATACTCACAGATGGCAAACCTGATTACGCTGATCAAGCCATTTCTGCAGCTGCACAAGCAAAGCTATCCAATATCACCATATTCGCCATTGGCATTGGTTCAGATATTGATGAAAAGATTCTGAAAGAATTGGCCAGTAAAGAATCGTACGTGGTACCAGTTGCTTCTTACGATCGGCTTGTTGAATTCATTGACGTGATTAACAGTGGAGCATGTAGTGTGCCACAAACTCCCGATATTGGTACGAAGGTGAAAAAGGATCAGCTCAGTAAAAATGAGAAACGATTCTTCAAGTATCAATTACCAAAAACTGGCATTACAGTTAAAGTTGAAAATGTCAAAGGGAACACTCGAG GCTTCTATTCCTACTCCAACGAAAACCCTTCATCGGCAATAAATGATGGCCAGTTCACCGAGGATATCTTCATACCATCCGTGAAGCTTGATAATCGAAAAGTCAAGagagacattgaaaacaacGGTTCAGTGCATATAACTATGCAAGGTCAGGAGGATGCCAATGTGTACAATTTGGACACAATTGAAGGAAATCAAGCAAGTGGAGGTGACCAACTGATCACTAGCATGCTGACCATCACTGCAATGTTCTTCgtattcattttcttctcttga